A single genomic interval of Mustela nigripes isolate SB6536 chromosome 7, MUSNIG.SB6536, whole genome shotgun sequence harbors:
- the LOC132021792 gene encoding signal-regulatory protein beta-1-like isoform X1, which produces MWAPASGSCPSPHLLLALLLGLTGVAGEAGRQVIQPDKSVSVAAGQTATLRCTVTSLIPRGLVQWFRGTGPGRELIFSFKGGHFPRVTNASDTTRRNNMDFSIRISNITPADTGTYYCVKFQKGTPDDVEFKSGPGTQVTVSAKPSLPVVSGPTARASPEQTVHFTCKSRGFSPRNITLRWFRNRNELAASRTSVDPEGNRMSYSISSTTRLVLAPGDVRSQVICEVTHVTLQGGPPLRATANLSEVLRVSPTLEVSQKPVSRDQVKVTCQVKKFYPQRLQLTWLENGNVSRTEMASRSSNLVKNRDGTFNWTSWLLVNSSAHREDVVFTCLVQHDGQPAVTRNHTLVASAHQKDQGETSMVLFLVSCSLCPHLTMIKSPCLASHVSLCSFPPSMVSVSSTLFHHQHGKCLHLPL; this is translated from the exons GTGTGGCCGGTGAGGCGGGGCGGCAGGTGATCCAGCCTGATAAGTCAGTGTCTGTTGCAGCCGGACAGACAGCCACTCTGCGCTGTACCGTGACCTCCCTGATCCCCAGAGGGCTGGTTCAGTGGTTCAGGGGGACAGGGCCAGGCCGGGAGTTAATCTTCAGTTTCAAAGGAGGTCACTTTCCCCGAGTAACAAATGCTTCAGACACCACAAGGAGAAACAACATGGACTTTTCCATCCGCATCAGTAACATCACCCCAGCAGACACTGGAACCTACTACTGTGTGAAGTTCCAGAAGGGGACCCCTGATGATGTGGAGTTTAAGTCTGGACCAGGCACCCAGGTCACTGTGAGCG CCAAACCCTCTCTCCCCGTGGTGTCTGGCCCCACAGCCAGGGCCTCGCCGGAGCAGACAGTGCACTTCACCTGCAAGTCCCGCGGCTTCTCCCCCAGAAACATCACCCTGAGATGGTTCAGAAACAGGAATGAGCTGGCAGCCTCCCGGACCAGCGTGGACCCAGAGGGAAACAGAATGTCCTACAGCATCTCCAGCACAACCAGGCTGGTGCTGGCCCCGGGGGACGTTCGCTCCCAGGTCATCTGCGAGGTGACCCACGTGACCCTGCAGGGGGGCCCTCCTCTTCGTGCGACTGCCAACCTGTCTGAGGTCCTCCGAG TTTCGCCCACCTTGGAGGTTTCCCAGAAGCCAGTGTCAAGAGACCAGGTGAAGGTCACTTGCCAAGTGAAGAAGTTCTACCCCCAGCGCCTCCAGCTGACCTGGCTGGAGAACGGCAACGTGTCCCGAACAGAAATGGCCTCAAGGTCCTCGAACCTTGTAAAGAACAGGGATGGGACCTTTAACTGGACGAGCTGGCTCCTGGTGAACTCATCTGCCCACAGGGAAGACGTGGTGTTCACCTGCCTGGTGCAGCATGACGGGCAGCCCGCGGTCACCAGAAACCATACCCTTGTGGCCTCTGCCCACCAGAAGGACCAGGGTGAGACCTCAATGGTCCTGTTTCTTGTGTCCTGCTCCCTGTGCCCTCACCTGACAATGATTAAGTCACCATGTCTGGCCAGCCATGTCTCCCTCTGTTCGTTCCCACCTAGCATGGTCTCTGTCTCTTCTACACTTTTCCATCATCAGCATGGAAAATGCCTGCACTTGCCACTCTGA
- the LOC132021792 gene encoding signal-regulatory protein beta-1-like isoform X2, with the protein MWAPASGSCPSPHLLLALLLGLTGVAGEAGRQVIQPDKSVSVAAGQTATLRCTVTSLIPRGLVQWFRGTGPGRELIFSFKGGHFPRVTNASDTTRRNNMDFSIRISNITPADTGTYYCVKFQKGTPDDVEFKSGPGTQVTVSAKPSLPVVSGPTARASPEQTVHFTCKSRGFSPRNITLRWFRNRNELAASRTSVDPEGNRMSYSISSTTRLVLAPGDVRSQVICEVTHVTLQGGPPLRATANLSEVLRVSPTLEVSQKPVSRDQVKVTCQVKKFYPQRLQLTWLENGNVSRTEMASRSSNLVKNRDGTFNWTSWLLVNSSAHREDVVFTCLVQHDGQPAVTRNHTLVASAHQKDQESRPFTPFLMAVSLALKLLLLITVSAIYVHKKRAPDCVPGGK; encoded by the exons GTGTGGCCGGTGAGGCGGGGCGGCAGGTGATCCAGCCTGATAAGTCAGTGTCTGTTGCAGCCGGACAGACAGCCACTCTGCGCTGTACCGTGACCTCCCTGATCCCCAGAGGGCTGGTTCAGTGGTTCAGGGGGACAGGGCCAGGCCGGGAGTTAATCTTCAGTTTCAAAGGAGGTCACTTTCCCCGAGTAACAAATGCTTCAGACACCACAAGGAGAAACAACATGGACTTTTCCATCCGCATCAGTAACATCACCCCAGCAGACACTGGAACCTACTACTGTGTGAAGTTCCAGAAGGGGACCCCTGATGATGTGGAGTTTAAGTCTGGACCAGGCACCCAGGTCACTGTGAGCG CCAAACCCTCTCTCCCCGTGGTGTCTGGCCCCACAGCCAGGGCCTCGCCGGAGCAGACAGTGCACTTCACCTGCAAGTCCCGCGGCTTCTCCCCCAGAAACATCACCCTGAGATGGTTCAGAAACAGGAATGAGCTGGCAGCCTCCCGGACCAGCGTGGACCCAGAGGGAAACAGAATGTCCTACAGCATCTCCAGCACAACCAGGCTGGTGCTGGCCCCGGGGGACGTTCGCTCCCAGGTCATCTGCGAGGTGACCCACGTGACCCTGCAGGGGGGCCCTCCTCTTCGTGCGACTGCCAACCTGTCTGAGGTCCTCCGAG TTTCGCCCACCTTGGAGGTTTCCCAGAAGCCAGTGTCAAGAGACCAGGTGAAGGTCACTTGCCAAGTGAAGAAGTTCTACCCCCAGCGCCTCCAGCTGACCTGGCTGGAGAACGGCAACGTGTCCCGAACAGAAATGGCCTCAAGGTCCTCGAACCTTGTAAAGAACAGGGATGGGACCTTTAACTGGACGAGCTGGCTCCTGGTGAACTCATCTGCCCACAGGGAAGACGTGGTGTTCACCTGCCTGGTGCAGCATGACGGGCAGCCCGCGGTCACCAGAAACCATACCCTTGTGGCCTCTGCCCACCAGAAGGACCAGG AGTCAAGGCCATTTACTCCATTCCTGATGGCTGTTAGCCTGGCCCTGAAGCTGTTGCTGCTCATCACTGTCTCTGCCATCTATGTCCACAAGAAGCGAGCGCCGGATT GTGTCCCAGGAGGAAAATAG